The Collibacillus ludicampi region CGTGAAATCGATTGAATTTCCTGCACGCGTTTTCTAAGAAATGGAGCCATAAGAAGTACCGTAAAAAGCAATCGGTACATTCCTAGAATCGATGCAGGTGCATGAGACCATTTGATAAATATGGATGAAAATGATATAGAAACGACGCCAATCATCAAAGGAAAAATCGTGGGTACTGGGCATTTGGCTTTTTCCATATTCCTACACTCCCGTTTTCAGTCATCATGAACAAAGATGAGCGGCGTGCATAACACACAACCGCTCTGTAAAATCGGAAATTCTCTATATGATCAAGCGATATCCGTCAAAATCTTTCCTTTTAAATAATATCATCATACACCAAAACAAAAAAGAGATTACGGGATTTTAAATTTCCATTTACATGTTTGCTTCAATAGATATCCTGAATCAGATTTGAACGCGAAGTTTCCTGGTTACATCTTCTAACGCTTGACGAGCTTGTTCCATCAACAGATGTACGAGTTCGGCTGCTGGCATTTCTTTGGACAGTTGATAACCTTGCCCAGCCCATAAAGACATTGAACTGGGGTCTCCAGATTCCCCGGAAGCTTTTCGAAGATCTTTTGTGATATGATGCACGTGTGGATATGCCGCTGGAGCCACTGCATCGTATTCGTTAAGAAAACGGTTCACCAATCCCCGGGCGGGTCGACCGGTGAAGGCACGAGTAACTGCTGTCGATTTGAAACTCGGATCTATGAGGGCAGCTTTGTGTACCGGATGCGCCCCGCTCTCAGGACAGCGCAAAAATGCGGTTCCCAACTGAGCCGCACTAGCTCCCGCTGTAAGGACAGCAGCCACATCTCGCCCATGCATAATACCACCAGCAGCAATTAACGGCAGATCCACCACCTCACTAACGAGTCGCAAAAGCACAAGAAGACTCAAGTCTTCATGAGCAGAAGTATGATTGTGGAACGTTGCACGATGACCACCGGCTTCATGGCCCTGTACACACAAAGCATCCGCACCTGCTTGTTTTGCCATAATCGCTTCCTGTGGTGTCGTAACAGTCACCACAACGCAGGATCCGCAGTCCTTGAGCTCAGCAATAATTTCTGGCGACGGACAGCCGAACGTAAAGCTCACCACCGGCACCCGTTGTTCAAGGAGAACTTCAATCTTCGCATTCCAATCATCGTCGTCCGCTTTTGGTTCGCCAAGTTTTACTCCGAGACGCCGGGCT contains the following coding sequences:
- a CDS encoding nitronate monooxygenase — encoded protein: MLHSLSIPIIQAPMAGGVSTPRLASAVSSAGGLGFLAGGYKTADAMREEIMAIRKMTDAPFGVNIFVPSGEEVDFEAVSRYRELLEVEARRLGVKLGEPKADDDDWNAKIEVLLEQRVPVVSFTFGCPSPEIIAELKDCGSCVVVTVTTPQEAIMAKQAGADALCVQGHEAGGHRATFHNHTSAHEDLSLLVLLRLVSEVVDLPLIAAGGIMHGRDVAAVLTAGASAAQLGTAFLRCPESGAHPVHKAALIDPSFKSTAVTRAFTGRPARGLVNRFLNEYDAVAPAAYPHVHHITKDLRKASGESGDPSSMSLWAGQGYQLSKEMPAAELVHLLMEQARQALEDVTRKLRVQI